Genomic window (Pseudomonas sp. MM211):
GACGGCGCTGAACTTGTCATACCTCTTGGCGATCCATACTGAGTCCACTATGAGGGAACATTCCATGCGTGCGCTGCTCTGGTTCAAACAGGACTTACGCCTCGACGATCATCCCGCGCTGCAGGCAGCCCTCGGCGCCAATCATCTTGTGCCTCTGTACGTGCTCGACCCAGCATTGCTGCAACTCGACGAGTTCGGCAGCCGTCGCATCGGCGTGCACCGTGCACGCTTTCTGCTGGAAAGCCTGACAGCGCTCGATAGCGCCTTGCGCCAGCGTGGTTCGAAGCTTCTGGTCATCACCGGAAAGCCGGAAGAGGTGGTCGTGCAGGTGGTCGAGCAGTTCGACCTGCAGCAGGTGCTGACCCTCGACGAAATCGCCCCTCAGGAACTCGCTCTGCTCGCTCGTGTTCGCGACAACCTTGGTGGCGTTCCCCTACGCACAGCGCAAAGCAACAGCCTGTTCAGCGAAGCCGAACTGCCTTGCCCGTTAGAGCAGTTGCCTCAGGTGTACAGCCAGTTCCGCGCACTGATCGATGCGCGCCAGTACGTGTTCCAGCCGCAAGCAGCGCCGGATCAACTGCCACCGTTGCCAGATGGCGCCGACGCGCCGGAGTTCGGCCTACCCACCCAGTCCCAGTTCGGCCTTGGCGATGCCCTGAGCATCGCGCCGAGCGCCTTCCCCTTCTCGGGTGGCGAGGCAGCGGCCCAGGCCCGGCTGCGTGATTACCTATGGGACAGCCAGGGGGTCAGGCGCTACAAGGAGACCCGTAATGGCATGATCGGCAGCGAGTACTCGTCGAAGTTCTCGCCCTGGCTGGCCAACGGCAGCCTGTCGCCGCGCCGCACAGCAGCTGAGCTGCGCCGCCATGAATCGCTCTATGGAGCCAACGAATCCACTTATTGGCTATGGCTGGAACTGCTGTGGCGCGAGTTCTTTCGCTGCACCCTGCAGCGCCATGGCCAGGCGCTGTTCGAAGCCGGCGGCTTGAAAGCCACCGAGCGCGCGCCGCAGCAGATCGACGAGCGCTTCGAGCACTGGGCTCAGGGGCGTACCGGCATGCCGCTGGTCGACGCCAACATGCGCGAGCTGATCGCCACGGGCTTCATGTCCAATCGGGGGCGCCAGGTGGTAGCCAGCTACCTGGTCAGCGACCTGGAGCAGGATTGGCGACATGGTGCGGCCTGGTTCGAGGAGCATCTGATCGACTATGACCCGGCCAGCAACTGGGGCAACTGGGCCTACCTGGCAGGCGTCGGCAGCGATCCGCGGCTCAAGCGCATGTTCAACGCCCTCAAGCAGGCTCGTCACTACGATCCTCAGGGGGAATACGTCAGCCTGTGGATACCGGAGCTGCGCAGCCTGCCCGAACACCTGCGCCACACGCCTTTCCTGCTACCGCATCTGCAGTTGGAGGCGATCAACTATCCAAGGCTGGAACAGATTCCCGAATCCTGGCAGCCGCATCTTCACGCCGTGGCCTGACGGGAAAACCGAGCAGACCTGATGGACTGCTCGGCGGTTGTCGGCGTTGACCTGCGTACCGAGGATGGTGCTGGAGCGGCTCAGCCGCCTGGGGTGAAGTGCTTCTGAGTGGTGCCTCGCGCGATCAGCCGTGACAGGTAATCCAGCTTTTGTGGATCACGATCCACGAAGCGCAACACCACTTGCAACCACTCGCTGTCAGGCTTCGGCTCGAAGGCGGCGACACTGTGCAGATAGCCGTTGAGCCGCGCCACTTCCGACGACTCGCCCTGTTCCAGATCAATCACCACGCTTTCCAGCACTTGTGGAATCAGATCACCGCGTTTGACCACCAGCAGCGCTTCCTTGAGGCTCAGCGCCTTGACCACACAAGCCATGGTGCCACCAGGCAAACGCAGTTGCCCCTGGCTGCGCCCCATCGGCGTACTCGGTGCCGCTTTGGCAACCGCCGGACTGGCGCTGAACGCCGCCGGCTGCGCTGGGCCAGCAGGCCGTACCACCTCGGCCTTACCGGCAGTCAGCGCTGACAGTGAATCATTAGCGAAAGCCCCGCTGCTGAGCATCTTCGGCGGAGCAGCCGCGGTCAGACCTGCCAGCTTGCCACTGCGCTGCAGGGCCTTCTTGACCTTGGTAATCAGTTGCTCATTGGAGAACGGTTTGCCGATGAAATCCGAGACACCGGCCTGAATGGCCTGCACGACGTTTTCCTTGTCGCCACGGCTGGTGACCATGATGAACGGTACGCCCTTCAGCGACTCCTGTTCACGGCACCATTGCAGCAGCTCGAGACCAGACATCTCGGGCATTTCCCAATCGCAGAGGATTAGGTCGATCGGACTACGGCCCAGCATCTGCTGGGCCTTGCGCCCGTTAACGGCTTCCTCGATCTGGATACCGGGCAGATGGTCACGTAGCCCCTTCTTCACCAGATCGCGGATAAAGGTGGCGTCGTCCACCACCAATACACTGACTTTGCTCATCGACCACTCCCTCGAATGGTCATTAGCATAGACGCCAGCACTGGCCTAAGGCCAACACTAAAGCGTAATGCGAGGGAGCACGTGGAACTGGCCAGCCTATACCGGGCATCCACGCGTTCTCAGGCTACCAGTACGGCCAGGATCACTCCTTGGCGCCGCCCTGTACCTCTTCCTGCATGCGAGTCAGGCCGATGTGTTTGACGTCAGTACCGCGTACCAGGTAAATCACCAGTTCGGCGATATTGCGCGCGTGATCACCGATACGCTCCAGCGAACGCAGGGCCCAGATAACATTGAGCACACGGGAGATCGAACGCGGGTCTTCCATCATGTAAGTAACCAGTTCGCGCAGCGCGGTCTTGTATTCGCGGTCGACGGTCTTGTCGTACTGCGCCACCGAGAGGGCCAAGTCGGCGTCGAAGCGGGCGAAGGCATCTAGCGCCTGCTGCACCATCTTGCGTACCTGATCGCCGATGTGGCGAACTTCAACGTAGCCGCGCGGCGACTCGCCTTCTTCGGTCAGCAGAATCGCGCGCTTGGCGATCTTGGTCGCTTCATCACCGATACGCTCCAGGTCGATCACCGACTTGGAGATGCTGATGATCAGGCGTAGATCCGAGGCCGCCGGCTGGCGACGGGCGAGAATGCGCACGCATTCTTCGTCGATGTTGCGCTCCATCTGGTTGATCTGGTCGTCGATCTCGCGCACCTGCTGGGCCAGGCCGGAATCGGCCTCGATCAGTGAAGTGACGGCGTCGTTGACCTGCTTCTCGACCAGGCCGCCCATCGCCAGAAGGTGGCTGCGCACCTCCTCCAGCTCGGCGTTGAACTGCTGGGAAATATGATGGGTCAGGCTGTCTTTGTTGATCATCTGTTTCGCTCCGCGAAGGCTTCAAGCTCCGAGCTTCAAGCTACAAGTCATTGTCTGCGAATTCACCCAGGATGGCCGCGTGACGCTGGCGGCCCATTGCTGTCAGCCGTAACGACCGGTGATGTAGTCCTCGGTCTGCTTCTTGGCCGGGTTGGTGAACAGTGCATCGGTGTCGCCGAATTCGATCAGCTTACCCATGTACATGAACGCCGTGTAATCGGAAACCCGCGCGGCCTGCTGCATGTTGTGGGTGACGATGACGATGGTGTACTTGGATTTGAGTTCGTAAATCAGCTCTTCGACCTTCAGCGTGGAGATCGGGTCGAGGGCCGAGCACGGCTCATCGAGCAACAGCACTTCCGGCTGCACGGCCACGGTACGGGCAATCACCAGACGCTGCTGCTGACCACCGGACAGACCGAGAGCGGATTCATGTAGGCGATCCTTGACCTCATCCCACAGCGCCGCACTCTTCAGGCCCCATTCCACGGCCTCGTCGAGGACGCGCTTCTGGTTGATGCCCTGGATGCGCAGGCCGTAAACCACGTTCTCGTAGATGCTCTTGGGGAACGGGTTAGGCTTCTGGAACACCATGCCGACGCGGCGGCGCAGCTCGGCAACGTCTTCACCCTTGCGGTAGATATTGCGGCTATCAATGTTGATCTCGCCTTCCACGCGGCAACCGTCGACCAGATCGTTCATCCGGTTGAAGGTACGCAGCAGGGTCGACTTGCCGCAACCGGACGGGCCGATGAAGGCGGTCACGCGCTGCTTGGGGATATTCATCTTGACGTCGTACAGGGCCTGTTTGTCGCCATAGAACAGGTTCAGGCCGGGCACTTCGATGGCCACGGTTTCGTTGGCCAGGTTCAGGCTCTGCTTGTCGCGGCCAAGGGCCGAGATGTCGATGCCGTGGGTAGCGGTTTCATGCTGCATAAATAATCTCCTTCGGGGGCTACAGGCTTCAAGCTGCAGCGCTGGCCGGCTTTCGCCTGACACTACGCGCTGCGGCCTACAGCCGCCTTAATGATCCAGGGCCTTGTACTTCTCACGTAGACGGTTACGCATGTAAACGGCCGTCAGGTTGAGCGTCGCAATCACTATTACCAGCAGCAGCGCGGTGGCGTACACCAGCGGCCGCGCGGCTTCGACGTTAGGGCTTTGGAAGCCAACATCATAGATATGGAAGCCCAGGTGCATGATCTTCTGATCGAGGTGCAGGTAAGGGTAGTTGCCATCGACCGGCAGGCTGGGTGCCAGCTTGACCACGCCGACCAGCATCAGCGGCGCTACTTCACCGGCAGCGCGTGCGACAGCGAGGATCAGACCGGTCATCATCGCCGGGCTGGCCATCGGCAGTACCACGCGCCACAGCGTCTCGACCTTGGTGGCACCTAGCGCCAGAGAACCTTCACGCAGCGCACGCGGAATCCGTGCCAGGCCTTCCTCGGTGGCAACGATCACCACCGGTACGGCGAGCAGTGCCAGGGTCAGCGATGCCCACAGCAGGCCCGGGGTACCGAAGGTCGGTGCCGGTGCCGATTCCGGGAAGAACAACCGGTCGATCGAACCGCCCAGCACGTAGACGAAGAAGCCCAGACCGAACACACCGTAGACGATAGCGGGGACACCAGCCAGGTTGTTCACCGCGATACGAATGACTCGGGTCAGCGGCCCCTGCTTGGCATACTCACGCAGATAGATTGCCGCAACCACACCAAACGGGGTGACGATGACGGCCATGATCAAGGTCATCATGATGGTGCCGAAGATCGCCGGGAAGATGCCGCCCTCGGTATTCGCCTCACGCGGATCGTCGCTGACAAACTCCCACAGCTTGCTACCGTAGAAGCTGAATTTGTCGAGGTTCGACATGGCGTTGGGGCGGAACGCGCGAACCACTTTACCGAGGCTGATTTCCTGCTCGCGGCCATCGGCGGAACGCACGGTCATGCTGTCGCGATTGAACTGCTGGTGGCGAGCATTGAGCTCGGCTTCCAGCACCTTGTACTCGGCATCCCAGCGGGCACGCTCGGCGTCGAGGTCAGCCTGGGCCGTCTCGGTCAGCTGACCACTGAGCTCGAGCTTGCGAGTCTGCAGACGCACACGCTCGAGACCGGCGTTGATGCGACCGATGTCACGCTTCTCGAGTTGCACGATCTGGCTGTGCAGATCGTCGACGCGATCAATGCGCTTCTGCAGCTCCGGCCAGGCGGCATCGCCTTCGGCGATCAGCTTGCCGTCTTCCTTGACGTTGATCAGGTAGCCGTAGAAATTGCCCCACTCGCGGCGCTCGAAAGCTGTCAGGGTTTCAGGCTTGCGCTGTTCGCCGAGCCACTCGCCAACCACCCAGGAGAAGTCGGCGCCGTAAAGATCGCGGTTACCAACCTTGAGCAGCTCGCGAGTCATGAACTCGCCGCCGTCGACGTTCACCGGCAGACCGGCAGAGGCCAGGCGTGCGCGTGGAATTTCTTCCTTCTGCACCACCTCGCCAGCCATGATCTTGGCTTCCTGACCAGGGATCTGGTAGGTGGCCTCGATGATGTCGGACGGCCAGAAGTGGGCCAGGCCACGGGTGGCGATCACGGACAGCAGACCCAGGGTCATGATGATGGCGATCGATACCGCACCGGCGTTCATCCAGATCCAGGGCGAACCGCTCTTGAACCAGGATTTCATGTTGTGCTTTTTCACGGACATAATCTTGCAGTCCTCAGAGCGAAGCGTACTTGACGCGCAGGCGCTGACGCACCAGCTCGGCCAACGTATTCATGACAAAGGTGAACGACAGCAGCACCAGAGCGGAGAGGAACAGCACCCGATAATGGGTACCGCCGACTTCCGACTCGGGCATTTCCACCGCCACGTTGGCTGCCAGGGTGCGCAGACCTTCGAAGATGTTCATGTCCATGATCGGCGTGTTGCCGGTGGCCATCAGCACGATCATGGTCTCGCCGACGGCGCGGCCCATGCCGATCATCACCGCCGAGAAGATGCCCGGACTGGCAGTCAGGATCACCACGCGGGTCAGGGTCTGCCAGGGTGTGGCACCCAGGGCCAGGGAGCCGAACGTCAGGCTCTTCGGCACGCTGAACACGGCGTCTTCGGCGATCGAGTAGATGTTCGGGATCACCGCGAAGCCCATGGCCAGACCGACGACCAGTGCGTTGCGCTGGTCGAACGGAATACCCAGGTCATCGCTCAGCCAGGAGCGCATGTTGCCATCGAACAGCCAGTTCTCCAGGTAACCGCTCATGCTCAGCGAAACGATACCGACCAGCAGAATCACCGGAATCAGCAGCGCCGCCTCCCAGCCATCCGGCACACGCAGACGCACCGACTCAGGCAGGCGGCTCCACAGGAAGCCCGCCAGCAGGATGCCGATCGGCGTGAATATCAACAGGCTGAAGATGCCCGGTAGGTGTCCCTCCACATAGGGTGCGAGGAACAGGCCGGCGAAGAAGCCGAGGATCACCGTCGGCAGCGCTTCCATCAGTTCGATGACCGGTTTGACCTTGCCGCGCATGGCCGGGGCCATGAAGTATGCGGTGTAGATCGCCGCGGCGATGGCCAGCGGGGCGGCCAGCAACATGGCGTAGAAAGCCGCCTTGAGGGTACCGAATGCCAGCGGTGCCAGGCTCAGCTTTGGCTCGGCATCGGTGTTCGCCGAGGTCGACTGCCAGACGTAGGCCGGCTTGTCGTAGTTCTCGTACCAGACCTTGCCCCACAGCGAGCTCCAGGAAATCTCCGGGTGCGGGTTGTCGATCAGGATGCGCTCGATCTTGCCGTTGGCTTCGACCAGGGCGCGGTTGGCACGCGGCGACAGCGCGGCGATGTTATGCCCTTCGGCGACCGGCTCGACCAGCAGGGTGCGGTGCGCAGTGCTGTGGAAAATGCCCAGATTGCCCGCGTCGTCCAGGGCGATGAAGCCCTTGCGGCGCTCTTCGGAAATGATCTGAGTGACCGGGCTGTCGGCCATCTTGAATTCACGAACCGGCTTGAGCGAAGAATTGCCGTCTTCGTCACGCACCATGAACCACTGCTGGATGCCGCCGCCGCTGTCGCCGGTCAGCAGCGAGATGCCGCCCAACAACGAGGTTGCATAGGTGATTTCACGGTTGCCATCGTTGAGTAGTTTGTAACGACCGTTGAGGGCCTTGCGGCGCAGGTCGAATACATCAGCGGTGGCGCGACCGTTGACCACGAACAGCCAATGCTGACGTGGGTCGATGGTCAATTCCTTGATCGGCTCGGAAATCTGCGGCAGCGCCAGGCGCTCCTCGCTGGTGCTGACTTCGCCGGTCATCATGTTCTCTTCACGGCTCAGGCTCAGAACCTGCAGCTCGCTACCCACGGAGCCCGCGATCAGCAGCGTACCGCTGTTCACGCTGATGC
Coding sequences:
- a CDS encoding DASH family cryptochrome, with the translated sequence MRALLWFKQDLRLDDHPALQAALGANHLVPLYVLDPALLQLDEFGSRRIGVHRARFLLESLTALDSALRQRGSKLLVITGKPEEVVVQVVEQFDLQQVLTLDEIAPQELALLARVRDNLGGVPLRTAQSNSLFSEAELPCPLEQLPQVYSQFRALIDARQYVFQPQAAPDQLPPLPDGADAPEFGLPTQSQFGLGDALSIAPSAFPFSGGEAAAQARLRDYLWDSQGVRRYKETRNGMIGSEYSSKFSPWLANGSLSPRRTAAELRRHESLYGANESTYWLWLELLWREFFRCTLQRHGQALFEAGGLKATERAPQQIDERFEHWAQGRTGMPLVDANMRELIATGFMSNRGRQVVASYLVSDLEQDWRHGAAWFEEHLIDYDPASNWGNWAYLAGVGSDPRLKRMFNALKQARHYDPQGEYVSLWIPELRSLPEHLRHTPFLLPHLQLEAINYPRLEQIPESWQPHLHAVA
- a CDS encoding response regulator, which gives rise to MSKVSVLVVDDATFIRDLVKKGLRDHLPGIQIEEAVNGRKAQQMLGRSPIDLILCDWEMPEMSGLELLQWCREQESLKGVPFIMVTSRGDKENVVQAIQAGVSDFIGKPFSNEQLITKVKKALQRSGKLAGLTAAAPPKMLSSGAFANDSLSALTAGKAEVVRPAGPAQPAAFSASPAVAKAAPSTPMGRSQGQLRLPGGTMACVVKALSLKEALLVVKRGDLIPQVLESVVIDLEQGESSEVARLNGYLHSVAAFEPKPDSEWLQVVLRFVDRDPQKLDYLSRLIARGTTQKHFTPGG
- the phoU gene encoding phosphate signaling complex protein PhoU — translated: MINKDSLTHHISQQFNAELEEVRSHLLAMGGLVEKQVNDAVTSLIEADSGLAQQVREIDDQINQMERNIDEECVRILARRQPAASDLRLIISISKSVIDLERIGDEATKIAKRAILLTEEGESPRGYVEVRHIGDQVRKMVQQALDAFARFDADLALSVAQYDKTVDREYKTALRELVTYMMEDPRSISRVLNVIWALRSLERIGDHARNIAELVIYLVRGTDVKHIGLTRMQEEVQGGAKE
- the pstB gene encoding phosphate ABC transporter ATP-binding protein PstB, with protein sequence MQHETATHGIDISALGRDKQSLNLANETVAIEVPGLNLFYGDKQALYDVKMNIPKQRVTAFIGPSGCGKSTLLRTFNRMNDLVDGCRVEGEINIDSRNIYRKGEDVAELRRRVGMVFQKPNPFPKSIYENVVYGLRIQGINQKRVLDEAVEWGLKSAALWDEVKDRLHESALGLSGGQQQRLVIARTVAVQPEVLLLDEPCSALDPISTLKVEELIYELKSKYTIVIVTHNMQQAARVSDYTAFMYMGKLIEFGDTDALFTNPAKKQTEDYITGRYG
- the pstA gene encoding phosphate ABC transporter permease PstA, producing MSVKKHNMKSWFKSGSPWIWMNAGAVSIAIIMTLGLLSVIATRGLAHFWPSDIIEATYQIPGQEAKIMAGEVVQKEEIPRARLASAGLPVNVDGGEFMTRELLKVGNRDLYGADFSWVVGEWLGEQRKPETLTAFERREWGNFYGYLINVKEDGKLIAEGDAAWPELQKRIDRVDDLHSQIVQLEKRDIGRINAGLERVRLQTRKLELSGQLTETAQADLDAERARWDAEYKVLEAELNARHQQFNRDSMTVRSADGREQEISLGKVVRAFRPNAMSNLDKFSFYGSKLWEFVSDDPREANTEGGIFPAIFGTIMMTLIMAVIVTPFGVVAAIYLREYAKQGPLTRVIRIAVNNLAGVPAIVYGVFGLGFFVYVLGGSIDRLFFPESAPAPTFGTPGLLWASLTLALLAVPVVIVATEEGLARIPRALREGSLALGATKVETLWRVVLPMASPAMMTGLILAVARAAGEVAPLMLVGVVKLAPSLPVDGNYPYLHLDQKIMHLGFHIYDVGFQSPNVEAARPLVYATALLLVIVIATLNLTAVYMRNRLREKYKALDH
- a CDS encoding ABC transporter permease subunit, whose protein sequence is MNDLASEPMTASPNSLGLDFNTPALQRKRRIRAFKDRLARWCVSIGGLAVLGAITLIFFYLAYVVLPMFQGADIEKRDAVQPAWLADAGTPLLMSLEEQNQVGMRLASDGKIQFFDARSMEALTSVELPLPAGSEVVSVGEDQPGSHRVALGLSNGQALVFEHTYRISYPNDVKTITPAIVYPFGEAPLDIDPQGRPLEHMGISVNSGTLLIAGSVGSELQVLSLSREENMMTGEVSTSEERLALPQISEPIKELTIDPRQHWLFVVNGRATADVFDLRRKALNGRYKLLNDGNREITYATSLLGGISLLTGDSGGGIQQWFMVRDEDGNSSLKPVREFKMADSPVTQIISEERRKGFIALDDAGNLGIFHSTAHRTLLVEPVAEGHNIAALSPRANRALVEANGKIERILIDNPHPEISWSSLWGKVWYENYDKPAYVWQSTSANTDAEPKLSLAPLAFGTLKAAFYAMLLAAPLAIAAAIYTAYFMAPAMRGKVKPVIELMEALPTVILGFFAGLFLAPYVEGHLPGIFSLLIFTPIGILLAGFLWSRLPESVRLRVPDGWEAALLIPVILLVGIVSLSMSGYLENWLFDGNMRSWLSDDLGIPFDQRNALVVGLAMGFAVIPNIYSIAEDAVFSVPKSLTFGSLALGATPWQTLTRVVILTASPGIFSAVMIGMGRAVGETMIVLMATGNTPIMDMNIFEGLRTLAANVAVEMPESEVGGTHYRVLFLSALVLLSFTFVMNTLAELVRQRLRVKYASL